ATCCACCGCGGCCAGCTCCGGCAGCGGGAAGACGTAGAGCGCTTCGAGCGGCGAGGTGTAGGGGTTCTCGAACACCTGCGTCACGGTGACGGACGCGAGGAAGCCGCTGACCTCCGCGTCCACCTCCGTGCGCTTGAGGCTGAAGGTGCGGACCTCGGCGTCGGGGCACGCGGTGCTGTCCCGCGGGCGGAGGCGCGCCACGAGCGTGCCCTGGGCCACGCCGGCGGTGGGCGACGCGACGGGAGGGCAGTCAGGACTGGGTTGGGCGAAGGCCGGCAGGGCCAGCAGACAGACGAAGAGCGTGGCGAGCGTGACTCGCATGGTCGGGAACCTTGGTTTCAGGGTGTGCCCGGGGACATTGCAGCCCCCGGGCCAACCCCGTTCCCCTCGGGAACCCTCGGACGCAGGCGCTCGGGACACGGTGCGTGTGGCTGTGCGGCCACACGGCCGTGCTCAGCTGGACTTGAGCTGGAGCGTGGGCACCGCGCCCTCGCCCAGCACCAGGTGGACCTGACCCACCTTCGCGGCGAGGTCCTTGTACGCCTCCAGCTCCTTGAGCCGCACGAGCAGCGGGTTCTCCGCCAGCACCTTCGCCGTCTGTGCCATGGAGCGCGTCGCCGCCGTCTCCTCGCGCCGCAGGATGACGTTGGCCTCCGCTTCCTTCTGCGCCTGGATGACCCGGTTGAGCAGGTCCTTCATCTCCTTGGGCAGCACCACGTCCTTGATGCCGAAGCGCAGCAGCTCCAGGCCCACCTTCTCCGCTCCCGCCTTCACCTGCCCGAACAGCTCCTCCGACACGGCCTCTCGCGCCGCCAGCAGCTCATCCAGCGTGCGCGTGGACACGGCCTCTCGCGCCGCCAGCTGCATCGCCAGGTAGAGGATTTCATCCGGCGCGCGCGCCACCACCGCGAGCCGGCGCGCGTCCACGACCCGGTACGCGGCGGACAGGTTGAGCCGCAGCGTCACGCGGTCCTTCGTCATCACCTCCTGGCCGGTGACGTGGAGCAGCTTCTCGCGCAGGTCGATGACCGCGAACTGCACCTTGTGCGCGACGGTCCACGCCGCATGACGGCCCGGCGGCAGCACGGCATCCAGCACGCCGTCGACGAAGCGCAGCGCCACGGTGCCCTCCGTCGCGGTGGTCTCCACGTAGTCACTGGCCGGAAGGAGCGCGCGCACCTCGTCGCGGGGCGGCTTCGTCGCCACTCCGGACACGTCCACGCGCTCCACCTGCACGGTCGGCGTCTCGGGCCGACCGGTACGACCGGGCAGCCGCTGCGCCGTCCACACCTGATGCTGACCCCGGCCCAGCCACCGCAGCGGCTGGCCGTGGTGGAAGAGGATGGCTCGCTCGTCCGCGCCCAGCTCCACCACCTGGAGGTCCTTCTCTGGCACCAGCGCCAGCTTCGCTTCGTCCAGCCGGGTCAGCGCGGGCTCCAACGACACGCGCTCGTAGCGCACGTGCTGGAACGGTCGCACCACCCAGTGCCGTCCCGGCCCCAGGTACTGCTCCGCCCGCCCGTTCACGACCACGAACAACCGCTCGTTCTGCGCCACTTCGACCCGACCGATACCCATGACACGTCACCTCTGTGACCTCCCCGCATCAGGGGAGGGACCCGCGAAAAGTTGAGAAGAACCGGAGGCTGGAAAAAGGGACCCCGCCGCCCACGGGCGTTTCCCGCGAACAGACCGTCCGGGCCGTGCCCCGCGACCCGAGCGTTCGCACCGGATGCCGGTCACGGACGGCGACCAGGGCGTTCCGCGAGCAGCACGGAAGCCTCCAGAGGCCCTGGCGACCGGCCAGGATGCGGCGAGGGGAAGGAGGACGCGGTGGACTCGCGTTGACACCAGCGGAACGACGGGGTCCCGGCGAACGAAGGATTCGAACCTTCGACACCGAGATGGAGAATCTCGTGCTCTACCGTTGAGCTAGTTCGTGTGCGCCCGGAGTGGGCATCCGTTGCGCGCCTCGCGGTGGCGCGCGACCGGTACGGCCTTCGATGGAGGTAGGAACACATGGGCGTGATGGCCGTGAGGAACGTCCGAGCCCATGCACCGGCGCAGAGCGCCCTCGCGTGGAACCGGACGCCTCGGGACAACCCCGTGCGCCCCCTGAAGCTGCCGACGGGGCCAGCAGACGGAACGCGCGAACAATCCTGACAGCGCGCCTCAGCCCCGCGTCACGTACCACCAGCCGAACCACATGGTGCGCTCCTCCGCGAGCAGCTCCCATCCAGGCGCATGCAGGTAGAGGTCCGTGCGCAGCCCGGCCGCATCCAGCGCGCGCGCCGTCTCCGCCGCGGACCACAGGTGCAGCGTCACCTCCGTGTCCGCGGTGCCCACCGTGCGCGTGGCCTCCTCGTGCCCCTCCAGCCCCTGGCGGCGCTCCAGCACCGTGAACAACATCCGTCCGCCCGGCTTCAGCGCCCGCGACAGATGCCCCAGTACGCGCGGCAGGTCGTCACAGAAGTCCAGGCAGCCAATGGCCAGCGCCACGTCGAAGAGGCCCAGCTCCTCGGGCACCGGATCCAGGTAGCCGTGCACACGCCACGTGCCGGAGGGCCGCGCGCGCCGCGCCAGCTCCAGCATCTCCGGCGCCAGGTCCAGGCCCACCACGTCCACGGACGCGTCCAGCCCGCGCGTGTGCGGACCCGGGCCACAGCCCACGTCCAGCACGCGCATGCCCGGCTTCACGGTGTCCGCGAGGAAGCGCTCCACGCGGTCCCCGTAGCGGTGCAAGGACGGGTAGAGCACTTCGTAGGCGGCGGCGATCTCCCCGTACACCCGCGCGACGGCGGATCCACTGGACCGTGTCCCGGATCCACCGCCGTCCCCTTCGTCCGCCATGCCACGCCTCTCGTGAACCGTCCGCGCCATCACGCTATCACGGCGTGTTCGCGCTCCCGGCCTTGCGGAACACCGCCAGCGAACGCCCGGCCATCTCGAACTTCCCGGGCCGCATCTCCTCGTCGCCGCGCCGGTCATCCGCCGTGTACAGCTCCAGTCGCCACGCACCGCCCTCGCCCGGCGGCGGCACCGTGAAGGCCACCGTGTCGTGGTGCGCGTTGAGCAGCACCAAGAGCGAGTCGCCGCTGACGCGCTGGCCTCGCTCGTCCGGCGTGGGGATGGCGTCGCCCCCCAGGAGGAACGCCAGCGAACGCACGAAGGGCTTCTGCCAGTCGTCCGGCCCCATCTCCGTGCCGTCCGGGCGGTACCACGACAGGTCCTTGTGCTCGGACTCCCACAGGTGCTCGCCCCGGAAGAAGCGGCGGCGCTGCAACACCGGC
This Corallococcus silvisoli DNA region includes the following protein-coding sequences:
- a CDS encoding slipin family protein; translated protein: MGIGRVEVAQNERLFVVVNGRAEQYLGPGRHWVVRPFQHVRYERVSLEPALTRLDEAKLALVPEKDLQVVELGADERAILFHHGQPLRWLGRGQHQVWTAQRLPGRTGRPETPTVQVERVDVSGVATKPPRDEVRALLPASDYVETTATEGTVALRFVDGVLDAVLPPGRHAAWTVAHKVQFAVIDLREKLLHVTGQEVMTKDRVTLRLNLSAAYRVVDARRLAVVARAPDEILYLAMQLAAREAVSTRTLDELLAAREAVSEELFGQVKAGAEKVGLELLRFGIKDVVLPKEMKDLLNRVIQAQKEAEANVILRREETAATRSMAQTAKVLAENPLLVRLKELEAYKDLAAKVGQVHLVLGEGAVPTLQLKSS
- a CDS encoding class I SAM-dependent methyltransferase is translated as MADEGDGGGSGTRSSGSAVARVYGEIAAAYEVLYPSLHRYGDRVERFLADTVKPGMRVLDVGCGPGPHTRGLDASVDVVGLDLAPEMLELARRARPSGTWRVHGYLDPVPEELGLFDVALAIGCLDFCDDLPRVLGHLSRALKPGGRMLFTVLERRQGLEGHEEATRTVGTADTEVTLHLWSAAETARALDAAGLRTDLYLHAPGWELLAEERTMWFGWWYVTRG